The Ferrimonas balearica DSM 9799 genome includes the window CAGCCTGCCGGAGATGTCCGAAGAGGAAGGGATGCAGGTGGCCGATCTGGAGGTGCAGTTTGCCGAGATGGACGGTTACAGTGCGGAAGCCCGCGCCGGTGAGCTGCTGCTGGGCCTGGGCATTCCGGAAGAACTGCACTTCGGCCTGATGAGCGCGGTAGCGCCGGGCCTGAAGGTGCGGGTGTTGCTGGCTCAGGTGCTGTTTGCAGACCCGGACATCATGCTGCTCGACGAACCCACCAACAACCTGGATATTCACACCATCCATTGGTTGGAAGAGGTGCTGCAGTCCCGTCAGTGCACCATGATCATCATCTCGCACGACCGTCACTTCCTGAACTCCGTGTGTACCCACATGGCGGACATCGATTACGGTGACCTGCGCCTGTATCACGGCAACTACGACGAGTACATGTTTGCCGCCGAGCAGGCCCGTGAGCGTCTGCTGTCTGACAACGCCAAGAAGAAAGCGCAGATTGCCGAGCTGCAGAGCTTCGTCAGCCGCTTCTCTGCCAACGCGTCCAAGGCCCGTCAGGCCACCAGCCGTCAGAAGCAGATCGACAAGATCCAGCTGGAAGAGGTGAAAGCCTCCAGCCGTCAGTCTCCCTTTATCCGCTTTGAGCAGGAGAAGAAGCTGTTCCGTCAGGCGCTGGAAGTCACCGGGCTGTCCCAGGGCTACGACAGTGGCCTGCTGTTTGACGGCCTCGACCTGAAAGTGGACGTGGGCGAGCGCATCGCCATCATCGGTCAGAACGGTGTGGGCAAATCCACCCTGCTGAACACCCTGGTGGGCGCCATGGAGGCCAAATCCGGTGAGATTAAGTGGTCTGAGAACGCCAACATCGGTTACTACGCTCAGGACCACGCCCACGAGTTTGAGCAGGACATCAACCTGTTTGACTGGATGGCACAGTGGTCTTCCGATGGCGCGGATGAAACCGTGGTGCGCAGCTTCCTGGGTCGCATGCTGTTCTCCCAGAACGAGATCAAGAAATCCGCCAAGGTGAT containing:
- a CDS encoding ABC-F family ATPase is translated as MISTANITMQFGAKPLFENISVKFGGGNRYGLIGANGCGKSTFMKILSGELEPSAGNVSKDPNERMAKLGQDQWAFEEYTVIDTVIMGHKELWEVKAERDRIYSLPEMSEEEGMQVADLEVQFAEMDGYSAEARAGELLLGLGIPEELHFGLMSAVAPGLKVRVLLAQVLFADPDIMLLDEPTNNLDIHTIHWLEEVLQSRQCTMIIISHDRHFLNSVCTHMADIDYGDLRLYHGNYDEYMFAAEQARERLLSDNAKKKAQIAELQSFVSRFSANASKARQATSRQKQIDKIQLEEVKASSRQSPFIRFEQEKKLFRQALEVTGLSQGYDSGLLFDGLDLKVDVGERIAIIGQNGVGKSTLLNTLVGAMEAKSGEIKWSENANIGYYAQDHAHEFEQDINLFDWMAQWSSDGADETVVRSFLGRMLFSQNEIKKSAKVISGGEQGRMLFGKLMMQKPNILVMDEPTNHMDMESIEALNLALENYAGTLLFVSHDRQFVSSVATRIIELKPDGITDFHGTYEEYLASQGIEG